A DNA window from Labrys wisconsinensis contains the following coding sequences:
- a CDS encoding carbohydrate ABC transporter permease — protein MAEPARARTSRPRRRSAAAWALAPAWIVVVVAYLGTMAWTVVISFTPSKLLPVYTFVGFDQYARLFTSDRWQVSLWHLLIFGVLFIACCLVTGFLLAVALDQKVRFENTFRTIFLYPYSMSFIVTGLIWQWLMNPGLGIQNTVRGWGWQGFTFDWAVNSRMAVFALVIAAVWQASGLVMALMLAGLRGVDAELWKAARVDGIPAWRVYVSIILPILAPTIATATVLLSIAVIKVYDLVVALTNGGPGTSSEMPAKFIMDNLGFRQNIGLATSAATVMLITVVCLVTPWLYRTYFRSQAGRT, from the coding sequence ATGGCCGAGCCAGCCAGAGCGCGGACATCACGCCCCCGGCGCCGCTCCGCCGCGGCCTGGGCGCTGGCGCCGGCGTGGATCGTCGTCGTGGTCGCCTATCTCGGCACCATGGCCTGGACCGTGGTGATCTCCTTCACCCCGTCCAAGCTGCTGCCGGTCTACACGTTCGTCGGCTTCGACCAGTACGCGCGCCTGTTCACCTCCGACCGCTGGCAGGTCTCGCTCTGGCATCTTCTGATCTTCGGCGTGCTGTTCATCGCCTGCTGTCTCGTCACCGGCTTCCTGCTCGCCGTGGCGCTGGACCAGAAGGTGCGGTTCGAGAACACCTTCCGCACCATCTTCCTCTACCCCTATTCCATGTCGTTCATCGTCACCGGCCTGATCTGGCAATGGCTGATGAACCCCGGCCTCGGCATCCAGAACACGGTGCGCGGCTGGGGATGGCAGGGCTTCACCTTCGACTGGGCGGTGAATTCCCGGATGGCGGTGTTCGCGCTGGTGATCGCCGCGGTCTGGCAGGCCTCGGGGCTGGTGATGGCGCTGATGCTGGCGGGCCTGCGCGGCGTCGACGCCGAATTGTGGAAGGCGGCCCGCGTCGACGGCATCCCGGCCTGGCGGGTCTATGTCTCGATCATCCTGCCGATCCTCGCCCCGACCATCGCCACCGCGACGGTGCTGCTCTCCATCGCCGTGATCAAGGTCTACGACCTCGTCGTGGCGCTGACCAATGGCGGGCCAGGCACATCGTCGGAGATGCCGGCCAAGTTCATCATGGACAATCTCGGCTTCCGCCAGAATATCGGCCTCGCCACCTCGGCCGCCACGGTGATGCTGATCACCGTCGTCTGCCTGGTGACGCCCTGGCTCTACCGCACCTATTTCCGCAGCCAGGCCGGGAGGACGTGA
- a CDS encoding ABC transporter substrate-binding protein has translation MLASSRALAVGMLAGLAFAGSALAQDKPRAEVMHWWTSGGESAAVKVLAEQYTKAGGEWVDAAIAGGEAARAAAINRIVGGKPPTASQFNTGKQFDDLVTQGLLNTLDEVAEQGKWKSFLPPSFVDAASRDGHFYAVPINVHGQNWAFYSKPVLDKAGVTAVPKTWDEFFAAMDKIKAAGLIPIAQGGQPWQERILFNVVLLSVGKDVYNKIYVERSADAVKSPEFRKAVEIYGRMRDYVDPGSPGRNWNDATALLITGKAGVQFMGDWAKGEFKAAGKVADQDFYCQVGLDGTDLMIGGDVFVFPKTSDPGQVKAQTLLASTMLTPETQLLFNIQKGSMPVRGDVDAGKLDACAQKGMKLLADPAHQTAVSDMLISADLTGSLQDVLTNFWNDKGQSVDDLLAKFAAALQSGD, from the coding sequence ATGCTAGCGTCGTCTCGCGCCCTCGCCGTCGGCATGCTGGCCGGGCTCGCCTTCGCCGGCTCCGCCCTGGCGCAGGACAAGCCGCGCGCGGAGGTGATGCACTGGTGGACCTCGGGCGGCGAATCCGCCGCGGTCAAGGTCCTGGCCGAGCAATACACCAAGGCGGGCGGCGAATGGGTCGATGCCGCCATCGCCGGCGGCGAGGCCGCCCGCGCCGCCGCCATCAACCGCATCGTCGGCGGCAAGCCGCCGACCGCCTCGCAGTTCAACACCGGCAAGCAGTTCGACGACCTCGTGACGCAGGGCCTGCTCAACACGCTCGACGAGGTGGCCGAGCAGGGCAAGTGGAAGAGCTTCCTGCCGCCCTCCTTCGTCGACGCCGCCAGCCGCGACGGCCATTTCTACGCCGTGCCGATCAACGTGCACGGCCAGAACTGGGCCTTCTATTCCAAGCCGGTGCTCGACAAGGCCGGCGTCACGGCGGTGCCGAAGACCTGGGACGAATTCTTCGCCGCCATGGACAAGATCAAGGCCGCCGGCCTGATCCCGATCGCCCAGGGCGGCCAGCCCTGGCAGGAGCGCATCCTGTTCAACGTCGTGCTGCTCTCGGTCGGCAAGGACGTCTACAACAAGATCTATGTCGAGCGCAGCGCCGACGCGGTGAAGTCGCCGGAGTTCCGCAAGGCCGTCGAGATCTACGGCCGCATGCGCGACTATGTCGATCCCGGCTCGCCCGGCCGCAACTGGAACGACGCCACGGCGCTGCTGATCACCGGCAAGGCCGGCGTGCAGTTCATGGGCGACTGGGCCAAGGGCGAGTTCAAGGCGGCCGGCAAGGTCGCCGACCAGGACTTCTACTGCCAGGTCGGCCTCGACGGCACGGATCTGATGATCGGCGGCGACGTCTTCGTCTTCCCCAAGACCAGCGACCCCGGGCAGGTGAAGGCGCAGACCCTGCTGGCCTCGACCATGCTCACCCCCGAGACCCAGCTCCTGTTCAACATCCAGAAGGGCTCGATGCCGGTGCGCGGCGACGTCGATGCCGGCAAGCTCGATGCCTGCGCCCAGAAGGGCATGAAGCTGCTGGCCGACCCGGCCCACCAGACCGCCGTCAGCGACATGCTGATCTCGGCCGACCTCACCGGCTCGCTCCAGGACGTGCTGACCAATTTCTGGAACGACAAGGGCCAGAGCGTCGACGACCTCCTCGCCAAGTTCGCCGCCGCGCTGCAATCGGGCGATTGA